A single genomic interval of Nerophis lumbriciformis linkage group LG17, RoL_Nlum_v2.1, whole genome shotgun sequence harbors:
- the LOC133614279 gene encoding uncharacterized protein isoform X1, translated as MHRHAFTPVTWHPSASPPACCSAMRTQHTSNSVRWGALHVYIAWQIHYKEQLKHNIAKDDRLHGDTPSQVPAPGPPVSLTSPHAASSSAFGLLAETRPRRRQVLGDDLSWRDDGGKQEERWKRQQESAACTQMKKMRQQVSSQIMTAPHTRWYCHRNRFKHLNPSDQLLLLGNNVNCNVIKCSHGVVGSFSEPQRLCPAIVRQQGPAHLSRATPTGDEKHLHQLRYSPFLGNSRHPRFLL; from the exons ATGCATCGACACGCTTTCACCCCCGTCACCTGGCACCCCTCTGCTAGTCCACCTGCATGCTGCTCAGCCATGCGGACTCAACACACGTCT AACAGCGTTAGATGGGGCGCACTGCACGTCTACATCGCCTGGCAGATTCATTACAAAGAGCAACTCAAG CACAACATAGCCAAAGATGACCGTCTCCATGGAGACACACCATCCCAGGTTCCTGCCCCCGGACCACCTGTCTCGCTCACATCCCCTCATGCAG CGTCGTCTTCTGCCTTTGGACTGCTGGCTGAGACGAGACCAAGAAGGCGCCAGGTGCTGGGAGACGATCTGAGCTGGAGAGACGACGGAGGAAAGCAAGAAGAAAGGTGGAAAAGGCAGCAGGAGAGTGCCGCCTGCACCCAGATGAAGAAGATGAGGCAGCAAGTATCCTCACAAATTATGACAGCGCCACACACTCGCTGGTACTGTCACAGGAACAGATTTAAACATCTGAACCCAAGTGATCAACTTCTTCTATTGGGCAACAATGTAAACTGCAATGTGATCAAATGCTCTCATGGCGTTGTTGGCAGCTTCTCTGAGCCACAACGTCTTTGTCCCGCCATTGTGAGGCAGCAGGGGCCCGCTCACCTCAGCAGGGCCACACCTACAGGTGATGAGAAGCACCTGCACCAACTCCGCTACTCACCGTTTCTGGGCAACAGCCGCCATCCAAGATTTTTGCTTTGA
- the LOC133614279 gene encoding uncharacterized protein isoform X2, with translation MHRHAFTPVTWHPSASPPACCSAMRTQHTSHNIAKDDRLHGDTPSQVPAPGPPVSLTSPHAASSSAFGLLAETRPRRRQVLGDDLSWRDDGGKQEERWKRQQESAACTQMKKMRQQVSSQIMTAPHTRWYCHRNRFKHLNPSDQLLLLGNNVNCNVIKCSHGVVGSFSEPQRLCPAIVRQQGPAHLSRATPTGDEKHLHQLRYSPFLGNSRHPRFLL, from the exons ATGCATCGACACGCTTTCACCCCCGTCACCTGGCACCCCTCTGCTAGTCCACCTGCATGCTGCTCAGCCATGCGGACTCAACACACGTCT CACAACATAGCCAAAGATGACCGTCTCCATGGAGACACACCATCCCAGGTTCCTGCCCCCGGACCACCTGTCTCGCTCACATCCCCTCATGCAG CGTCGTCTTCTGCCTTTGGACTGCTGGCTGAGACGAGACCAAGAAGGCGCCAGGTGCTGGGAGACGATCTGAGCTGGAGAGACGACGGAGGAAAGCAAGAAGAAAGGTGGAAAAGGCAGCAGGAGAGTGCCGCCTGCACCCAGATGAAGAAGATGAGGCAGCAAGTATCCTCACAAATTATGACAGCGCCACACACTCGCTGGTACTGTCACAGGAACAGATTTAAACATCTGAACCCAAGTGATCAACTTCTTCTATTGGGCAACAATGTAAACTGCAATGTGATCAAATGCTCTCATGGCGTTGTTGGCAGCTTCTCTGAGCCACAACGTCTTTGTCCCGCCATTGTGAGGCAGCAGGGGCCCGCTCACCTCAGCAGGGCCACACCTACAGGTGATGAGAAGCACCTGCACCAACTCCGCTACTCACCGTTTCTGGGCAACAGCCGCCATCCAAGATTTTTGCTTTGA